A region from the Triticum aestivum cultivar Chinese Spring chromosome 3D, IWGSC CS RefSeq v2.1, whole genome shotgun sequence genome encodes:
- the LOC123077921 gene encoding ERI1 exoribonuclease 2-like, with product MAAIMAARGQGLEQDFDFFVVVDFEATCVKDGRIFPQEIIEFPAVLVDGATGRIVSAFRRYVRPKHHPVLTQFCRELTGIRQEDVDGGVELGDALWLHDSWLKAATAGAGNKRGVRLAVVTWGDWDCRTMLEFECRFKGIEKPSYFDQWINLRIPFQAALGGGGRVNLQEAVRAAGLDWEGRLHCGLDDALNTARLLAEIMRRRVKITITGLLAPPPPIQQKQQPGTSPCGGSPALAPPPIQQKQQPGTSPCGCSPALALPPIQQQPPRTGPCSGTFALVPAQAPIQQKQQPPPQPHIISPCGGSSATCFSYCGVATRGAMEPGPMRSGCANWTPAMGSYFLWSN from the coding sequence ATGGCAGCGATCATGGCGGCGCGCGGGCAGGGTCTGGAGCAAGATTTCGATTTCTTCGTGGTGGTCGACTTCGAGGCGACGTGCGTCAAAGACGGGCGGATCTTTCCGCAGGAAATCATCGAGTTCCCCGCGGTGCTCGTCGACGGCGCCACCGGCCGCATCGTGTCCGCGTTTCGCAGGTACGTTCGTCCTAAGCATCACCCTGTGCTGACCCAATTTTGCAGGGAGCTCACCGGCATCCGGCAGGAGGACGTCGACGGCGGCGTGGAACTCGGCGACGCGCTCTGGCTGCACGATTCTTGGCTGAAGGCGGCGACGGCGGGAGCAGGGAACAAGAGAGGCGTCCGCTTGGCCGTGGTGACCTGGGGAGACTGGGATTGCCGCACCATGCTCGAGTTCGAGTGCCGCTTCAAGGGCATCGAGAAGCCCTCCTACTTCGATCAGTGGATCAATCTGAGGATCCCCTTCCAGGCAGCGCTCGGCGGCGGAGGGCGGGTCAACCTGCAGGAGGCGGTCCGGGCGGCGGGGCTGGACTGGGAGGGCCGCCTGCACTGCGGGTTGGACGATGCGCTCAACACGGCGCGGCTGCTTGCTGAGATCATGCGGCGCAGGGTCAAGATCACCATCACCGGCTtgctggcgccgccgccgccgatccagcAGAAGCAGCAGCCTGGCACAAGCCCTTGCGGTGGCTCACCGGCGCTGGCGCCGCCGCCGATCCAGCAGAAGCAACAGCCTGGCACAAGCCCTTGCGGTTGCTCACCGGCGCTGGCGCTGCCACCGATCCAGCAGCAGCCGCCTCGCACAGGCCCTTGCAGTGGCACATTTGCGCTGGTGCCGGCGCAGGCGCCGATCCAGCagaagcagcagccgccgccgcagcctcaCATAATCAGCCCCTGCGGTGGCTCCTCCGCGACGTGCTTCTCGTACTGCGGGGTGGCGACCAGAGGAGCCATGGAGCCAGGGCCGATGCGGTCTGGATGCGCCAACTGGACGCCGGCCATGGGATCTTACTTCCTGTGGAGCAACTGA
- the LOC123077920 gene encoding beta-amylase 1, chloroplastic produces MAAITAPLHPPLAVFAAAPCHGVRFRRAPLIRMASSSSSSSPSFSSSSSSSYGGGGGGAGGGGEIHYVSPPPPPSTPSGAPVYVTLPVDAVGAGGRVARRRAMAASLAALASAGVTGVAVELWWGVVERGGPREYDWAGYLDLAAMARRCGLRVRAILAFHQCGAGPQDSFWVPLPQWVLEEMEKMPDLSYTDRYKQRNKEYISLGCDILPLLKGRSPMQAYADFMRSFRDNFKEYLGAIVTEVQVGMGPGGELRYPSCPTEKLNQPGSSSELGEFQCYDKFMQASLGAHARILGIQEWGSGGPAGIDSTWQNPEETNFFRADGGCWNTPYGRFFLEWYSGMLLLHGERLCAVADAVFSGTGVTISGKVSGIHWHYYTCSHPSELTAGYYNTLLRDGYLPIAQMFSRHRAALCCGCFDLRDEERSGPQSSPEGTLRQLMAAAKVWNLPLNGENSVARLDDASLSQVVRSSRRYSGGTSGTSFSFNYVRMNKSLFESHNWNRFTKFVRKMSDARTFLARLNFRRHQCLPSMSVVWVASQAYAYT; encoded by the exons ATGGCGGCGATCACCGCGCCGCTGCATCCTCCCCTCGCCGTATTCGCCGCCGCGCCCTGCCACGGAGTGCGCTTCCGCCGCGCTCCACTCATCCGCATggcgtcctcctcctcatcgtcttcgccttcgttctcctcgtcctcctcttcctcctacGGAGGTGGTGGGGGCGGGGCCGGGGGAGGGGGCGAGATCCACTACgtctcgccgcctcccccgccctcCACGCCCTCCGGGGCGCCCGTGTACGTGACGCTTCCGGTTGACGCCGTGGGTGCAGGGGGGCGCGTGGCGCGCAGGCGGGCCATGGCGGCTTCGCTCGCCGCGCTGGCGAGCGCCGGGGTGACAGGGGTCGCGGTGGAGCTGTGGTGGGGCGTCGTAGAGCGCGGGGGGCCTCGGGAGTACGACTGGGCGGGGTACCTCGACCTCGCCGCCATGGCGAGGCGCTGCGGGCTCCGCGTGCGCGCCATCCTCGCCTTCCACCAGTGCGGCGCCGGGCCACAAGACTCATTCTG GGTCCCTCTTCCACAATGGGTGCTTGAGGAGATGGAGAAGATGCCAGACTTGTCATATACTGATAGATATAAACAGAGAAACAAGGAATACATCTCATTGGGATGTGACATTCTTCCACTTCTGAAGGGAAGATCACCTATGCAAGCTTATGCTGACTTCATGAGGAGCTTCCGCGACAATTTCAAGGAGTACCTTGGGGCCATAGTGACG GAAGTTCAAGTTGGAATGGGCCCAGGAGGTGAGCTTAGGTATCCATCATGCCCAACCGAGAAGCTAAATCAGCCAGGCAGCTCATCTGAACTTGGGGAATTTCAATGTTATGACAAG TTCATGCAAGCATCATTGGGTGCTCATGCGCGGATTCTCGGGATTCAAGAGTGGGGAAGTGGTGGTCCAGCTGGCATAGATAGCACGTGGCAGAATCCTGAAGAGACAAACTTTTTCCGTGCCGATGGAGGATGCTGGAATACCCCTTATGGCCGATTTTTCCTCGAGTGGTATTCCGGAATGCTTCTTCTCCATGGAGAGAGGTTATGCGCGGTCGCTGACGCCGTCTTTTCTGGCACCGGCGTGACCATCTCGGGGAAGGTTTCCGGCATACACTGGCACTACTACACATGTTCACACCCATCCGAGCTGACAGCCGGCTACTACAACACATTGCTAAGAGACGGCTATCTCCCCATCGCCCAAATGTTCTCTCGACACAGAGCTGCCCTGTGCTGCGGCTGTTTCGACCTGAGGGACGAGGAGAGAAGCGGTCCTCAGAGCAGCCCCGAAGGCACTCTCCGGCAACTGATGGCTGCCGCTAAGGTATGGAACCTACCTCTCAACGGCGAGAACTCCGTGGCGAGGCTGGACGACGCGTCGCTGAGCCAGGTCGTCAGAAGCTCGAGGCGCTACTCGGGCGGCACCTCGGGCACGTCTTTCTCCTTCAACTATGTCAGGATGAACAAGAGCCTGTTCGAGTCACACAACTGGAACCGGTTTACGAAGTTCGTCAGGAAGATGTCGGATGCCAGAACCTTTCTGGCTAGACTGAACTTCAGGAGACACCAATGCCTGCCTTCAATGTCAGTTGTTTGGGTTGCTAGCCAGGCCTATGCATACACATga